From a region of the Acidobacteriota bacterium genome:
- a CDS encoding DUF2142 domain-containing protein — protein MFLVVAVSFGLLLVALNPPFGGGDEYFHYQRTAEVAYLHVLDKESDVPGGVAAFIDRGYAAISSGPYSRARYAELAAIPLDTEHRATLTASIFTLHHPIAFLPQAVVFRLGAAAGASPLALLYASRLAGLIGWLLLAWLAIRRLPSQRFALAAIAILPTSLFFSSFVNADAITMGVTFLLISEMLDAIDRDAPVTTIDVVKLATLAVAAASTKGAYAPLALLALAIPTSRFGSRKHRWISVSAIVLPSVVAGLGWMWLVKTSFFAGARYRTWGGDAFPDGQTTFVLQH, from the coding sequence GTGTTTCTCGTCGTCGCCGTCTCGTTCGGTCTCCTCCTCGTCGCGCTGAACCCGCCGTTCGGCGGCGGCGACGAGTACTTCCACTACCAGCGAACCGCGGAGGTCGCCTACCTCCACGTTCTCGACAAGGAGTCGGATGTCCCCGGCGGCGTCGCGGCGTTCATCGACCGCGGGTACGCCGCGATCTCGAGCGGGCCTTACTCACGGGCTCGGTACGCGGAGCTGGCCGCGATCCCCCTCGACACGGAGCACCGGGCGACGCTCACGGCCAGCATCTTCACCCTCCACCATCCGATCGCGTTCCTGCCGCAGGCCGTGGTCTTTCGTCTCGGAGCGGCGGCGGGTGCATCGCCCCTCGCGCTGCTGTACGCGTCCAGGCTCGCGGGCCTGATCGGCTGGCTGCTGCTCGCGTGGCTTGCGATCCGGCGGCTCCCCTCGCAACGATTCGCTCTCGCCGCCATCGCAATCCTTCCGACGAGTCTCTTCTTCAGCAGCTTTGTCAACGCCGACGCCATCACCATGGGCGTCACGTTCCTGCTCATCTCGGAGATGTTGGACGCGATCGATCGCGATGCCCCTGTCACCACGATCGACGTCGTCAAGCTCGCGACCCTGGCGGTGGCGGCCGCCTCGACAAAGGGAGCCTACGCCCCGCTCGCGCTCCTCGCGCTGGCGATCCCCACGTCCCGCTTCGGATCACGGAAGCACCGCTGGATCTCGGTCTCGGCGATCGTCCTCCCCTCGGTGGTGGCCGGGCTGGGATGGATGTGGCTGGTGAAGACGTCGTTCTTCGCCGGGGCCCGATATCGGACGTGGGGAGGAGACGCTTTCCCCGACGGGCAGACGACGTTCGTCCTCCAGCAT